The Candidatus Campbellbacteria bacterium genomic sequence TCAGGAGAAATGGAGGGAACAACAGCGCTCGATGCACCATCCCCCTGAACACCGGCAGCGGATACACTCACACGTTCGACAGTGTCGTTGATGCGGTCGTAGACAAAGATGTCAGTTGTGCCGTTTGTGTCACCCAAAACAAGGTTGGTTGCTGTAGATTGGAACGAAACATACCGACCGTCGGAAGTAACTGATGTTTTACTTGAAACTCCATCTCCCTGAACACCGGCAGCGGATACACTCACACGTTCGACAGTGTCGTTGGTGCGGTCATAAACAAATGCGTCAGTCTGACTATTTGTATCGTTTGCGACAAGATTGGTAGCCGCAGATTCATAGGCAACATACCGACCGTCCGCAGAAATCATCGCATTTGCGGATGACGCATCTCCTTCAACACCTGCGCCAGATACACTTACACGCTCAATGGTATCCCCCGTGCGGTCGTAGACAAAGATGTCGGTTGCACTATTTGTGTCACCCGAGACGAGATTGGTAGCCGCAGATTGAAATGTAACGTACTGACCATCACTAGAAATAGCCGGCTCAGACGAAATATTATTCCCCTCAGCCCCAGCATCGGACACACTCACCCGCTCAATGGTGTCCCCCGTGCGGTCGTAAACAAAGATGTCAGTTTTAGCATTGGTATCTCCAACAACAAGATTGGTAGCCGTGGATTGAAACGCAACATACCGACCATCCGCTGAAATCGTCGGACTTGATGATGTTCCATCTCCTTCAGCTCCGGCATTTGATATGCTTACGCGTTCGATGATGTTGAGCGTGCGGTCATAAACAAAAATATCAGTCCTACTATTGGTATCTCCCGGAACAAGAACAGTTGCGAGTGACTGGAACGCAACATATCGACCATCCGCCGAAATCATAGGGTTGGACGACATACCATCTCCCTCAACCCCAGCATCGGACACACTCACCCGTTCGGTGGTGTCATTGGTGCGGTCGTAGACAAAGATGTCCGTTTGACCCGTATCACCCAAAACGAGATTGGTAGCCGCGGATTGAAATGTGATATACCGACCGTCAGACGAAATCGCAGAAACCGACGATGCCCCATTCCCCTGCACACCAGCATCATCCACACTCACTCGTTCAATTGTATTTGCAGAAACAAACACCGGAAGACACATCATCAAAAACGCACCCCCAAACAAGAGTTTTTTCATACATTTTTAAGTTAAACAACTCCACCAGCTAAAACCATATCTCATATAGCATACCATCCACCCCATTCTTCGCGTCAGTACTTTGTGTATAACTTTTCATCCTTGAGACCTGGATTCCCAAGGAACTCCATCAACAACGAGACGGGGCTTTCAAAAACTAAATGTTCGCAGGAATAGAATTACCGGCACCTATTTCCGGAGCAATGCGGAACATTACAACATACTTTTCCAAATCAACGATACCTCCCTGTACTTTATCAGGCACAACTGAAACAATAGATACGAGGTATCCGGCAAACACTATTGGCTCTTTATTACTTGCAATATCTACTATCGTTTTTTCTATCCCACTTTCAAGTGTCACATTTGCAGTTACAGCACCAGCCCATACACACTGTACGCCCGCAGGACACCGACTATCTGAAACAAGCTTGTTGAATGTAATCGTCATTCCGGCAGCAACACCTTTTTTCCCTACTCCAAGCACGATATCTTCAGGAGCACGGACGCGCCCATTGTCGACAGGTTGTTCAACGGATTGTTGTTCAGGTAACGAAATGTCCGACACCTGCGTCTTTTGAGACAAAAATACATACACCCCTCCACACAAAACCACGAGGCCAAGACATATATAAAGTACTTTTTTCATACAATGGGTATAGAAAATAAGGAAATACTAATACACTCATATTACTACACAAAAGCCCCGCTGTTGCGGGGCTTTTGTGTAGTAATATACCTACCTAGTTATCATCATCGTCATCACCATGGTTCTCTTTGGTACTTGTGGCAGAGTGTCCGTTATCAGAATCACTATCATGGTCATCGTTACCCTTACTATCCTTAGCGTCATCGTTACACGTGTTGGTTACGGCACTATTTCCAGACCATATTTTGTCACTCGCCTTACTTGCTCGGTTTTCATGATGTACGTTAAGCATGTCCTGCACCTTAGTGAGCGTGAGGTCCGCGTATTCAGCAAGAACATCCTGAACTATATCAGTTGTACTTGTTGAGCTCGTCGTAAAAATGTCCTTTGCACCGTTGTACTCAACTTTAATGAGTGTTTCGTTGGTGTATACAGTTGCCTCAAGTTCTGTAAGTCCCTTTGTGTTTGTTGTACTTGTGGCACAGTCATCTTTTGAACTAGTGTGTGTTTCTTTTGATTGACTACTCAAAACCGCAAACTGGTTGGTGAGCAATTCGATTAATTTTTGAAGAAGTGACTCCAATGTTTTTTGAAGCTCCTCAATGTGTGCTGATGAATTTGTATTGCTTGTTTCAGCGTGAGCATACTTCACATCTAGAGCACTAAAAAGACCAACTCCTAATACCAGAGACAGTGCAAGTCCTGCACATATTTTTGTATACGATTTATTTTTCATAACTATTTTTAATATTAGTGTTCATTAATATGTGAACATACTTATACTATACACATTGCCATTGTGCGTGTTACACACAAATCCAAAAAACGCACTTAAAATATATTTTTGTTAGGGCGTCAATACAAGAACACGCTACTCACCCACACATACATTATGCGCTTTTACTTGTGCATTGTATGTTTCAACATCTTTCTTTGATTGTTGTACAAAAACATTATACTCATGAACAAGTGTGTTATACATATCAACTTTTTGTGTATATACCGACCCAGACGCAGGAGTTGTGGTTTCTATATCAGTACGCATGTCTGAAAGTTTTTGTTGTAATTTTTCAAGCAACAACTGACCCTCCTCAATACGCACGTTTAATACCCCACTTACCCCAGGACAATCCGACGCAGGACGCCCAAACTCCTGCACCGCCAACCACACCATGTCCCCATTGAACATCCCTTTCTTAACAGCAACACCAATTTCGGTATATTTTGGATTAAGAATATTTTCTCGATGTCCTGGAGAATTCATCCATCCCTGAACCAGTTCCGAATCATCTGCATATTCTCCGAGAGCCAAATTTTCACCGATCATAACATACGCGTAGCCAACACTATGAGCCAAATCATCAGATCCAACCCCCACAGGTGACTCATGCTCAAAATATTGTCGTGCGAACATATCATCTACCTTTTTTTGCGCAGAAAGTGTCAGTAATGCGTTTGAAGAAAGCCCAGGAAGTCCCTCCTTTCGTCGATAGTAATTTGTTTGTGCAATCGTACCATTCACAGTTATTGCAAGATTTTTTATAGGATCCGAAAATACCTCTAGAGATGCCGGCCCTTTTCCCGATACCACAGGCGCTTCAGTTGGTACTGTATCGAGCGTAACATTCGTGCGCGGTTGTATTTCTGGAGCTTCTTCTGTACGCACAATAAACGTATTAATAGTTTTCTGTACCGTATTTTGTACAGTTTTGTGCACAGAAAGCGCCGTATCTTTTGTATTCAAAAAAGTATCTGCAACAGTGGTACTCACCGGTTGTACAACGACTCCACTATCCTGTCGATACATATACAAAAAAACTGAGAGACCAAGAAGTGTGCAAAGAAAGAATATACGCTTCATAATGTCAGTATATCATTTTAAAAATCATGCTTTACACTAGTAGTATGAAGCATTTTCCAAAAACGTTACGCAACGAGTTTGTGTGTTTTAAGAAGCTCAACACACCTGCAAAAATACAAGATTTTCTTAACACTATTCCTTTTAATTTTGAGCCTCACGGAAGCACGTGTCGATCTCCACGAAAAGTACTCGCCGATAACACGGCGCACTGTTTAGAGGGCGCTTTGTTTGCCGCAAGTGTTTTGTGGTACCACGGACAACAACCGCTGCTCCTTGATCTCGAAACACCCACCAATGACACCGATCACGTTGTTACGCTTTTCAAACAAGACAACTACTGGGGAGCTATCAGTAAAACAAACCACGCCGTATTACGGTATCGAGATCCTATATATAAAACAATTCGTGAGCTTGTCATGTCCTATTTTAATGAATACTTTATAAACAGCGGACACAAAACACTACGACGATACTCACGAAAACCCTTTGATATGTTGCAATTTGAAGACGAGTGGCTTACATCCAATAGAGACATGTGGAACATTGAAGATGAAATAATTCGTTCGCCACACGAAACCATCCTCACCACACACATGCTCAAAACACTTCGTCGTGCAGATGCTGTTGAAATAGCTGCTGGGAAAATAGTTGAGTGGAAAAAACCAAGAAAAAAATAGGCACCTCTTATACGTACCGTTTTTCGCGAGTAATGACAATTGCTGAGGTAAGTGATGCAATGAAGAAAAGCATTCCATAAAAACAAGGTGTTGCGAGTGGATGTGCCCCTGGGGTACAACTTACAGACGGTGTCCCTGCAGGAATGAGTGCGTAATACTCAGCGACCTCAAGTGAGAACACTGATGCTGCAAAAAGCACGCAAAAAATAAGGAAGTTTTTTAAATATTTTTGGTGCGTACCATTGAGTGTCTGTAGTACACGTAGCGACCATACAAAAGCGACGAAAAATGCAACCGCCCCATACAAACAAGCCGTACCAAGAGGATTTGGAATAGTGCAATCACGAAAACGAAACACCGTTCCATACACATCATAAAAATCAATGAACTGCGTCACGACGTTCGACCACGCAAACACGGTCCCACCCAACAATGCAAATGATTGTGCCCACAACCACACCTTGTTTTCTTTTTGAATGTAGTTTGTTTCCATACATGCTTATTATCGAATACCTGTATCAATTGAAAAATCAAATGAAACTATTTTTCCTGCACTCACAGTTATTTTTTTAGGAACATCACCACTACCGCCAACAGCTTGATGTGGAATATCTATAACATATGACCCGGCTGGTGCATTAAATTGGTACGTACCCGATGACGTAAAATGTCTTCGTCCAATTTCTGTCGTTCCATTATTTGCATACAGAATAACTTCACGAGATGTGTATGCTTCCGCAGGAACCGTACACGATACTCCTAGTCGTTCAACTGGACATATTGGACCAACCGTCACTTTTCCTGAAATTGCACCTTCGTCAGAACACAACGCAAACTCACAGTAAGGCGCCGTACGACCAACACCGCTACCGTCAGAACATAGTTTTGCATCCATCGTACACGCAACAGGATCAACTGGAGAAATATCTGGATTGGGACATGCGTCAAATACGCATGATGGTCCATGTCTTCCAACTGTAGAGCCATCCGCACACACTTTCATCTCTTTTGTGCACCCAATACTTTGCGGTGTTCCAGTCGCACTTGTGTCGTTTGCTGGACACGGCGCAAATTCACATCGAGGCCCTACGCGTCCAACAGAAGAACCATCTGAGCACATCTTTGCTTCTTCAGTGCACGCAACAAGTGCCACTTGTTTAACTGTCGTGTATGCATACCACCCCGCAATAAGAGCAACTGTAAGAATACCGAGAGGGATTGCTTGTTTAAACATAGATTTTTTTAGTAAGTGATTATGTGTAATTTTTTACTTCGAGGCAATCGCTTGAGTTCCGCTTCACGCGCACGACCTTCTGCGAGTGTTTTGTACTCTTCCACATACCGCAACACGACAGGTCTGCGAATTTTTGTGTACCGCGCACCACTTTTTAACACGTTGTGCTCTCGAACTCTTTTTTCAATATTGTTGGTACATCCAACATACAATGTTGTGTCTGCACACTCGAGAATGTACACGAAATACGTCATCACCCTCTAGATAGACACTGTGAGGATTTCAAGAAGTTTCTTCAAAGACACGACTGCTCCCGCAACAACCGAATCTCCTCCTCCGTAATAGATATATATGTTGTCTCTTCGAACAACTGCTCCACATGGAAATACGACGTGGGATACTTGTCCATTCACTTCATACCATTCACGTGGCTGTAAAATTGGTGCCGCGGTACGCGATATTATTTCTGTTGGATTTTTGAGATCAAGAAGAACTGCCCCCACACGATATGTCGAGGTTTCCGAAACGCCGTGGTACAACAACAACCATCCCGCTTTTGTTTTTATAGGTGGCGATGCAATGCCGACCTTTACCCCATCCCACATTCCTGGACGTGGCGCCAAAATTTGCACTCGATTTGGTAACCGTTCACCAATAACTGAAAGTGACTCAATAAAATCCGCAGATATCATGTTATCCATTCGATGAAATACAAGATATTTGTCATCAACTTTTTCTGGAAAAAGACATGCGTCTTTATCATCCACATTATCCAATGTAATAATTTGTGGAGATGACCACGTCCATCGGTGTGCCAAAAAATCTGATTCTTGAATGTGGGTAATAGCAACAGCTGGTGGCTGTATCCCATTATACGCGGTGTAACACATATACAACGTCTTTCCTATTTGTGTTATGCGAGGATCTTCACATCCAGAATTTCCACCAGGAACACCTTTGCGTTCAAAAGATTCTCGTGGCACGTACACAGGATCTACAAGTCGTTCATCGATTGTTTCTCCATCTGCGCTCGATGCATACCCAACCACCGACGTATTATCATCACCCATGGCACGATACAGAATATGTGTTTTTCCTTTCAGTTGAATAGCGGCTGGATTAAATGTTGCCTTTTTCTCCCACGCATTTTGTGTTGGTGTAATAATAGGATTCGAATCAAAACGAACAACTAATCGATCGGTCGCACCACGTTCAAGACTATCGAGGAGATGTTTTAGTTTTACTGTTGCCAAACAGCACGTCGTATCGGTCGCGCCATAATAAATATGGAGCAGTCCTTTTTTTACACACGCTCCAGACGGAAACACAATATTCATCACTTGCCCATATTTTTCGTACGTTTCTTCTGGCGTAATCAGTGGACCCTGTGTGTGTCCAATAACTTTTCGCGGATCTTGTAAATCCAAAAGTGCCGCCTCAATCCCAAATACCATCTTATCTTCACCGTAATGTTGAATATGAGAATAGATAAGCAGCCAACCCTTTGACGTTTTAATGGGCGGAGCACCAATCTCCGTGTGATCCCCACTCCTATGTGTCAATTCAATTCGTCGTGACTCGATATCTTCATTCCACTTTTCCCAATACTCAGGAGTCCACAATTCTTCGATGCTGTTACAGGTTGCAATAACTGTTTTTGCTGGAGGACTATCAGTGTGTGCAGAAAAAATAACTGCGTACTTTCCATTTATTTTTTCTGGAAACAGTGCCATCGCCTTTGCATTAAACGGCGTAACGAGATGTTTGTGTTCAATTGTTTTAAGATCTTTTGACGTCGCAACAGCAACACGAATACCTTCTGCTGAAAAAGGATATGTACTCAGTGCTGTATAAAAAATGTAATACGTATTTCCAATTTTTGTTACTCGAGGATCTTCACACCCAAATTTTTCCCAATCATACTCTGGCGTAATAAGTTGTTCTCGAGAAGAAAAATGTATTCCATCATGTCCCCGCGCAACACCGACAGTTGAAATATGTAAATGCTGACCTTCATAAAAAATCTTTTCAGACATAGCACGATACAATGCAACAGACGTCCCACGATATTCGGTCGGACACCAATTAAACGTCGCAAAAGCCTCCCACGGATTGTGCTTAATGGGATTAATGATTGGATTGTGTGGTGAACGTTTAACAGTAAACATGAGAATCTATCGTGAGGATTTATTTTTTCTTCGTGTAAGTTTTGACTTCTCTCCCGTCATGAGTTTTGCAAGAAATTTTTTTACATCAGCAACAGCAACACAGCATACCGTATCCGCACCTCCATAGTATACAAACAGAAGTCCATCTTTGATAACCGCCCCGCTCGCATAAATAACCCCTGCTTTAAATCCTTCATTTTCATACCACTCATCAGGCTCAAGAATCGGCTGAGACGAGCGATACAAGACTTTTTCAGGATCATTGAGGTCAAGAAGCATTGCGCCGA encodes the following:
- a CDS encoding PD40 domain-containing protein, which translates into the protein MKKLLFGGAFLMMCLPVFVSANTIERVSVDDAGVQGNGASSVSAISSDGRYITFQSAATNLVLGDTGQTDIFVYDRTNDTTERVSVSDAGVEGDGMSSNPMISADGRYVAFQSLATVLVPGDTNSRTDIFVYDRTLNIIERVSISNAGAEGDGTSSSPTISADGRYVAFQSTATNLVVGDTNAKTDIFVYDRTGDTIERVSVSDAGAEGNNISSEPAISSDGQYVTFQSAATNLVSGDTNSATDIFVYDRTGDTIERVSVSGAGVEGDASSANAMISADGRYVAYESAATNLVANDTNSQTDAFVYDRTNDTVERVSVSAAGVQGDGVSSKTSVTSDGRYVSFQSTATNLVLGDTNGTTDIFVYDRINDTVERVSVSAAGVQGDGASSAVVPSISPDGRFIVFHSAATNLASGDTNGVTDIFVVDGEDSATLTLTTTVTNDNGGTLAVEDFPLFVDGVSIDSGVATTTLSAGSYTISETEDPAYAVTYGGDCDENGDITMEAGSTYACTVTNDDIGPTLTVTTTLTNDDRGTAEVADFTLYLDGLPITSAVATTTLATTHTLTHATPAGTTYDITWGGDCASDGTLTMSLNTTYTCTLTANDSPSNTNGGSGGSTRTTTQPHTVTPPPSPLLPPTSDTPLTPDERTKLIADIKVQVVSLIQQLVALLQQQLAGM
- a CDS encoding CAP domain-containing protein, encoding MKRIFFLCTLLGLSVFLYMYRQDSGVVVQPVSTTVADTFLNTKDTALSVHKTVQNTVQKTINTFIVRTEEAPEIQPRTNVTLDTVPTEAPVVSGKGPASLEVFSDPIKNLAITVNGTIAQTNYYRRKEGLPGLSSNALLTLSAQKKVDDMFARQYFEHESPVGVGSDDLAHSVGYAYVMIGENLALGEYADDSELVQGWMNSPGHRENILNPKYTEIGVAVKKGMFNGDMVWLAVQEFGRPASDCPGVSGVLNVRIEEGQLLLEKLQQKLSDMRTDIETTTPASGSVYTQKVDMYNTLVHEYNVFVQQSKKDVETYNAQVKAHNVCVGE
- a CDS encoding GIY-YIG nuclease family protein is translated as MTYFVYILECADTTLYVGCTNNIEKRVREHNVLKSGARYTKIRRPVVLRYVEEYKTLAEGRAREAELKRLPRSKKLHIITY